One genomic segment of Candidatus Dadabacteria bacterium includes these proteins:
- the rpsS gene encoding 30S ribosomal protein S19 — MAEKTKKQPFVHEKLLKKVMAVKGAAGKSDVYIKTWSRSSMVIPEMIGLTIAVHNGKRFIPVSVNEHMIGHKLGEFSPTRNFHGHAGGDKKSKMG, encoded by the coding sequence ATGGCGGAAAAAACGAAAAAACAGCCCTTTGTTCATGAGAAACTTCTGAAGAAGGTCATGGCGGTGAAAGGAGCGGCGGGAAAGAGCGATGTTTACATCAAAACATGGTCGCGCTCATCAATGGTAATACCGGAGATGATAGGGCTGACCATAGCGGTTCACAACGGCAAGAGGTTTATCCCCGTCTCCGTCAACGAGCACATGATAGGGCACAAACTGGGAGAGTTTTCTCCGACAAGAAATTTTCACGGGCATGCGGGCGGTGACAAAAAGTCCAAGATGGGGTAG